The stretch of DNA ATGAACGCTGATTCCATCGATAGTTGAATCAGGTCTTGCGAAATAAACATATTCGAACATACAGGTTGAAGATTTTTCGCTCTTGTTTGGCAGATCGTATGATTCTAAACTGTTTCCTTTTACAACAACCATTTCACCAGCTTTGATATCTCTTTCGAGGGGTACATCTACGATATCTAAAGCACAGCTTTCTGAACTGAAGTATATTTCACCGTTTTTCATTCCCATACATAATGGTTTAAACCCTTTTGGATCCCTTACTGCTATCATCATGTCATTGTAGACGATAAGCATGGAGTATGCCCCATTTAACTTTTCAGAAACGTTTTTCATAGCCTGAACAATGTCTTCAGTTTTTAACAATTCTCTAACCAATAATTGTGCAATAACTTCTGAATCGGTCGTGGATATGAATATATGTCCGTTTTTTTCTAATTCTTTCCTTAATAATGCCGAATTTACAATATCACCGTTGTGAGCTATTGCAAAATTTCCAAAAGAGCTGTTTACTACGAAAGGTTGGCAATTATCAATGTTATTTCCACCGGTTGTAGAGTATCTAACATGACCCATACCGATATGGCCATAAAGATTTTGAAGTTCTTTGTTTGTAAAAACTTCGGGAACTAAGCCAACGCCCTTATAACTACCGATATTTTTGCCGTTTCCGACTGCAATCCCTGCACCTTCTTGTCCTCGGTGTTGCAAAGCATATAATCCATAGTAAACTTTTTTAACGATATTATTTTTAGTTGGTGAGTATATACCAAATATTCCGCACATTTTATCACAAAATCGATTAAAACTATAATTTTATTTAGTTTTGTTGTTTATTTAGTGTTGATTAATTAATAATTTTAATATAATAATTTAATAGAAATGATAATTTAAGATAATATAATGAAAATATGAATATTAACTATCTGATATATTAAAATATCGATGATTTGAGTTAATATTTTTAAATTTATATGAATGTATATAAAAAACAAATATATAAATTAAACTGAAAATCGATACATAAGGGATAAAAATAGGACTCTATTATAAGCACTAATATAAAATTATTAAAGATAATACTAAAAAAATAAAAAAACTAAATCAAATATGAATGAAATAATTTATAATTCACTTATCAAGTCTCTAATTGACTTTTCGACATCTTTTGCTTTTACAACTCCTGAAGCAAGTAAAACTCCTTCTGCACCTAGATCTAAAGCTGATTTAACGTCTTCCCCTTTTGAGATGCCCGCACCGCATAGGACTTTTACATTTTTGTTGATATCATGTACTGCGCTAACTGTTCCCTCAACAATTTCAGGGTTAGCTTTTGAAACCGGAGTACCTGAACCTATTAATTCCGGGGGTTCAACTGCAACATAATTCGGAGCTAATGCGGAAACTGCCTTTGAAACACCGATATTATTTGTACAGACAACACTTTCGAGTTTTAACTCTTTTGATTTGGTTATGAGTTCTTCAATATCTGACAATAATAAACGTCTTTCAGAGTGATTTATGAGCGTTCCAACCGCTCCTGTACTTTTTACGGCTTCTGGCAATATCTTACCTGTGTTACTGCCGGGTTTTATCGCATCCATATGTTGAGCGTACACTTTTATATTTGTTTTTTCCATGATTGTTCTTAAATCTGTGAATTGAGGGGCTACTGAAATTTCTATCCCGCTTTCTTCACTTACTTTTTCAGCGTATTTGGCTATTTGCAATCCTTTATCCCCTATACTTTCCAAATAGGTCTTGAAATTAATTATAACAACTGGTTTAATACTATCACCAATACTAGTTTTTTAATTTGTTCTAGGTTATTCTAGATTATTCTAGATTATTCTAGATTATTCTAGGTTATTTTCATTACGGTATAATTTTATAACATTACAACTTTATAATATTATTATTTGTAATATTGTCTAATTCATATATTTGGTTTAGTTTTCAATATATTCTATAATCAACAAGTTATATAAAATTTAGGCAATTATGGTGAAGTCTTAATTAAAAAAGTTGAAAAAAAGTTGAAATTTGGTATTTTTATTTCTTTATATTATTTCTTTATATTTTATTATTATTATTATTATTATTATTAGTTATTTAGTTTATTATTTTTGTGCTTCTGGCGCTATTTCTTTTAAAGCTTCTTCAACACTTGCGTTATCGTGAACTATTTTACATATAGCTTTTGTAATACCTGTAACATCCCTATGCTGGAAAACGTTCCTACCTGATGCCACACCGATTGCACCTGCGCTTATGGCGTCTTTAACCATTTGCAAGAATTCTTCGTCAGTGTTGGTCTTAGGACCGCCTGCTATTACAATAGGTACTGGGCAACCACGTACAACCTCTCTGAAAGAGTCAATATCTCCAGTGTAGTTTGTTTTAATAATATCTGCACCTAATTCAGCCCCCAATCTTGCAGCATGTGCTACATATTCCGGGTCTCTTTCATCAACTACCTTCTTACCTCTAGGGTACATCATTGCTATTAAAGGCATTCCCCAGTATTCACAAGTTTCAGCGATTTTTCCTAAGTCCCGGTACATTTGGTCGTCAGTTTCTGCACCTACGTTAACGTGAACGGAAACAGCGTCTGCACCAATTCTAATGGCTTCCTCGACCGATGTAACAATCACTTTTTTATTTGGGTCGGGCGAAAGGGATGTACCTGCAGATAAATGGACTATCAATCCGATATCCTTCCCGTATCCGCGATGACCGTACCGTACAATACCTTTATGTTCCAATACGGCATTTGCTCCCCCTTCTGCTACTTTATCTACAGTTTTTGGCATATCTTTAATACCATCTAAAGGACCGGATGAAACACCATGA from Methanococcus voltae encodes:
- the purF gene encoding amidophosphoribosyltransferase, producing MCGIFGIYSPTKNNIVKKVYYGLYALQHRGQEGAGIAVGNGKNIGSYKGVGLVPEVFTNKELQNLYGHIGMGHVRYSTTGGNNIDNCQPFVVNSSFGNFAIAHNGDIVNSALLRKELEKNGHIFISTTDSEVIAQLLVRELLKTEDIVQAMKNVSEKLNGAYSMLIVYNDMMIAVRDPKGFKPLCMGMKNGEIYFSSESCALDIVDVPLERDIKAGEMVVVKGNSLESYDLPNKSEKSSTCMFEYVYFARPDSTIDGISVHEVRRNIGKILAKENKTDADVVSPVPDSGILFSQGYTEEAGIPYKEVLIKNRYIGRTFILPTQEERDLAVRLKLNPVKDMIKDKKIILIDDSIVRGTTSKKIVTMVKKTGAKEIHFKIGSPKIVSPCFYGIDMAVKDELIASTRTDKEIADSIHADSVQYLSIEGLLEAIGRKDLCLACLNGEYPTDVSCKLCKNNKE
- the tpiA gene encoding triose-phosphate isomerase, translated to MKPVVIINFKTYLESIGDKGLQIAKYAEKVSEESGIEISVAPQFTDLRTIMEKTNIKVYAQHMDAIKPGSNTGKILPEAVKSTGAVGTLINHSERRLLLSDIEELITKSKELKLESVVCTNNIGVSKAVSALAPNYVAVEPPELIGSGTPVSKANPEIVEGTVSAVHDINKNVKVLCGAGISKGEDVKSALDLGAEGVLLASGVVKAKDVEKSIRDLISEL
- a CDS encoding 2-amino-3,7-dideoxy-D-threo-hept-6-ulosonate synthase; its protein translation is MERFGNLKNVGKLIRLERIFNRKSERTVIIPLDHGVSSGPLDGIKDMPKTVDKVAEGGANAVLEHKGIVRYGHRGYGKDIGLIVHLSAGTSLSPDPNKKVIVTSVEEAIRIGADAVSVHVNVGAETDDQMYRDLGKIAETCEYWGMPLIAMMYPRGKKVVDERDPEYVAHAARLGAELGADIIKTNYTGDIDSFREVVRGCPVPIVIAGGPKTNTDEEFLQMVKDAISAGAIGVASGRNVFQHRDVTGITKAICKIVHDNASVEEALKEIAPEAQK